The DNA segment TATCTTGTTTCGCCTTTCATGGGCGCTGAGGAacatgcatgatacaatcctttaataatttaatctttcgtttatgacctgggctcaattctttcttttaacgtataccagcaTCTTCTACGATTGTATATGCTACATGTATAAAACTCTGAACCCTTAAGtgcgtgtcacgaccctaaacccgaatccggtcgtgatggcgcctctcgtgaagacaaggctagccgacacttCCCAATTTCCAATTTTTTTAATAGATAAGCATCAAGAatagtctcaatatgataaaataagtccaaaatgacagatgataacataaatacgtggaagaacacccatacacagccctaaccggggtgtcactagtcatgagcatctataagtcataatacaagtctgctaagtctataagctagtacagatgtctgaaaagagatagagatgataaaggagtagagacacggggctgcagaCACTaacaactacctcgtgaactccgaatgtccgcctgaagctggagggatcagcactcgTGAGCgaaaccagctacgcctgaatctgcacacagggtgcatggagtaaagtgagtactccaactcagtgagtaacaaatgtaaataacgattgaaagtaagaaaatacgtaaggcacaagtcattctataatgaagcaataaaacGATTTAAGagtagtaaaccagtgaaaaattAAGTAACTAtcccttttcaacaagtaaacaggtaattgacatgcagttaaggtaaagtaaacaaatagaagttcgcccctccagcacagtatcaacaaatccacccctcaggaaacatctcagaacaataccagcacctcgggctcaatctcacatcacaatgggtacccacgctcactgggggtatgcagactcttggaggggccccttactgcccaagcgcaatatcaagccatctcgtggcatcatcactagcctctcggcctcatatcaatcaagccaccttgtggcgtacatatctcaggccctcagcctcaaatcAATATGAGTGTTTCcacacaatataggccctcgaccttactcaatcaaaaatcctcacaagcccctcggacaatagtaaaacagtgtttctcagctcaaatatcatttaaaataccaCATAAGTCTTagaactgagtaaacatggctgagtatgaaaaacaatggaaaataacatgactgagttcaagtgtaaagtcaaaacagtgaggaaatatcaataaaaagccccgaagggttcaaatagttgacacaaggcccaaatatggcattcagcccaaataataatgataacaaatagatctcaatcaaatatgcgataaaatcatcaatcgggatggaccaagtcacaatccccaaaagtgcatgaccccacgctcgtcatcaagcgtgtgcctcctcaatatagcactacgatgtgcaatcagggggtttcaaaccctcagaacttcatttacaatcattactcacctcgaaccggtcaaatctctagctcacgacgccttttgccctcgaatcggcctccactcgctttgaatctatccaaaattaaaatgaggatgtcaaaatatgctaagggaacgaagcccaagcgaaaacaatcaataaagggcacaaatcccgaaattaccaaaacccagccccaagcccacgtctcgcaattcaataatttttacaccaatagatttcttatctccccaccagttcatatatatcaaaagttcAGAAATCCTACCTCAAATGGTCCATCATATCCTCAATCATAGGTCTCCAATACTAAACCCTAGGTTTCCCCAAATTTcgccttaatttccataatttctagctctaatccatggaaTAGTAGCATAGGAATGAGCTTTAAGtgcaaattccttacctcaatgaagtttccttgaaatccctctttgaAATCGCCCAAAAAACGCctaagccgaagtcaaaaatggtgaaataactcaaattcgctaAATGAAATAATTTATATGTTCTGACCAATTGTTCCGCATCTGTGGCACAATAGCCTCTTCTGCGGTACCACATATGCGGGTCTTTCCTCCGCTTCTACAGATATCACTTAATAGGCCAAATCCGCATTTGCGACcacatttccgcatctgcgacatagCAGATGCGATCACCTTACCGCTTCTTCGGTCTCAGCTCACATGACCATTTTTTGCTTCTGCAACCAACTCTTCACTtatgcggtgccgcacctgcgatccccaatccgcaggtgcgaaaaaatCAGAAGCAGTAAATTCAGCTGCTGCAACAAAATttcaacttctccgttaaccatccgaaatcaccccgaggcccccgggacctcaaccgaaagcacaaacataaccaaataccttatttaaacttgttccaataaccaaaacacatcaaacaacattaaattacccaaaacacatcggattcaagccaaactttctaaaatcttccgaatttcgcttttgataaaaaatccaaccaaaccacgtccaaatgacctgaaatttttcacacacatcccaaatgacataatgaagctactgaaactctaggaattccattccaacccctatatcaaaatctctcctaccaaccggaaatcgccaaaatatctactttgccaattcaagcctaaatctactaagAACCTCcgaaactcattccgatcacccttctaagtcataaatccactcccgaagctaaccgaaccatcagaactcacatctgagctctctaacacataagtcaacatccacttgacttttccaacttaagcttcctcaaaagagactaagtgtctcaaaccttaccaaattcattctgaattcgatccgactaacccgataccacataacacggataaacaaagggTAAgtaagcagaaatagggaaaacggagtggtaactcatgagatgactggctgggtcatcacatcctccccaacttaaggaaacgttcgtccgcgaacgaatcaagaaacatacctgaagcctcaaacaggtgaggatatctattctgcatctcccgctcggtctcccaggtggcctcctacgggctgacctctccactgtactttcactgaagctatatcctttaacctcaacttccgaacttgACGagccaaaatagctactggctccacatcataggtcaaatcatcatctaactaaaccgtgctaaaatccagaacatgatatggatccccaatatacttctggagcatagaaacatgaaatactggatgcacactcaacaagataggtggcaaagcaagctcataagccacctcccaatcctacgaagcacctcaaaaggtctaATAAACCGCGgaccttcatgggcgaaaccttcaacatgaccttcttgccaaccatgtcgaacacatctcgaaccttcctgtccacATAACTCTTTtttctcgactgcgctgtacgaagcctctcctaaatcaccttcaccatTTGTAAAGCATCATGTACCAAGTtggtccccaatagcctagcctcaccgggctcgaaccaaccaactggagatctacattgtCTCCcttacaaagcctcatatggagccatctgaatactcgactggtagctattgttataagcaaactctacaagcggcagaaaccgatcccatgaccctccgaaagcaatgacacaagcatgcaataTGTCCTCTAATatatgaatagtgcactcggactgctcatccatctgagggtgaaaatttgtgctcaactcgacctgagtacccaactctcgctgcacagacctccaaaacaacgaagtaaactgagtgcccctatctgaaatgatggaaactaggacaccatgcaaccgaacaatctcccggatatagatctctgccgaccgctctgaaaaataggtagtacacgcaagaatgaagtgcgcggacttggtcagccgatccacagtcacccaaataacatcgaacttccgcaaagtccatggaagtccaactacaaagtccatagtgatcctctcccacttccactcgggaatatccatctgctgaagcaagccacccggtctctgatgctcatatttcacctgctgacaattgagacacctagctacaaatcctacaatatcattctttattcttctccaccaatagtgctacctcaaatcctggtacatctttgcggtgcccagatgaatggaataccgcgagctatgggcctcctccagaatcaactctcgaagtccatctacattgggcacacaaatacggccctacatcctcaacaccccatcatcaccaatggtcacatctcagGCATCATCATGccgaactctgtccctaaggactagcaaatgcggatcatcatactagcgttctctgatgcgatcatataaggaagaccgagaaaccacataagACAATACCcggctgggctccgaaatatctaacctcacgaactgattggccaaggcctgaacatcaactacaagaggtctctccccaactggaatatatgccaaactccccatgcttactgcctttcggctcagagcatcggccaccacattggcctttcccggatggtacaatatagtgatatcataatccttaagcaactccaaccatctccgttgcctcaaattaagatccttttgcttgaacaaatgctggagactgtgatgatcagtgaacacctcacaagatacgccatacaagtaatgcctccaaatcttcaacgcgtgaactatggcagccaactccaaatcataaatggggtagttcttctcatggggcttcaactgataagaagcataagtaataactctaccctcctgcatcaatacacaaccaatcccaattctcgaagcatcacaatacacagtatatgaacctgaagctgatggcaaaaccaacactagagctatggtcaaagctgtcttcagcttctgaaagctctcctcacactcgtccgaccaaatgaagcacccttttgagtAAACTTGGTCAAggacgatgcgatagatgagaatccctgaacaaactagcGATAATAGcatgccaaaccaagaaagctgcgaatctcggtggctgaagacggtctgggccaactctaaactacctctatcttcttcagatcaacctgaataccctcgctagaaaccacgtgccccaagaaagccactgaactaagccaaaactcacacttggagaattttgcataaagcttgtcccccctcaatctctgcaacacaactctcaaatgctccacgtggtcctcctgactatgcgagtacaccagaatatcataaatgaagacaatcacgaacgaatcaagaaaagGCCAGAACACGCTGCTCATCAAaagcatgaacgctgctggggcattggtcatcccaaaagacatcaccaagaactcatgaTGACCacatcgggtcctgaaagtcatcttaagaatatccaaatctctgatcttcaactggtgataacctgaacggagatcaatcttggagaatacactcgctccctaaagctggtcgaataaatcatcaatacgagtcaaatgatacttgttcttaattgttaccttgttcaattgcctataatgaatgcacattctcatagtaccatccttcttcttcacaaacagaactggcgcaccccaatgtgatacactaggccgaatgaacctctTATCAAGttgttcctgaagctgctcctttaattccttcaactccgctggtgccatacgatacgacggaatagaaatgggttgagtgcccggcaccaggtcaataccaaaatcaatgtccctttcCGGTGACATGCCGGataggtttgcaggaaacacattgggaatatccctcacaactggaatagaatcaatactgggagtctcaacaccgACATCCTTCACAAagtctagatacgaaagacaacccttcccaaccatacactgggcttttaagaatgagaccactctactaggaacataatcagtcacatctcgccactcgatctgtggcGGTGTAGACATAACTgttttagcatgacagtccagaataacacgacacagagatagccaatccatgcccaaaatgatattgAAATCCTCCATGCTCAataataatagatccactcgggtctccaaacccccaaaagtcaccacacacgaccggtacacacagtctacaacaatagtatcgcctaccAGGGTatatacatgaacaggtaaagcaagaaactcgtggggcgtacccaaataacgagaaaaatacctggacacataagaaaaggtggaaccaggatcaaataatacagaggcatttctgtggcaaactgaaacaatacctgtaatgatagcatctgaagcaatagcatcggatCTGCCTGGAAGCGCATAGAAACGGCCTGATCGCCCcttgattgacctccccctctgggcgACCCCTcgctgactaacctccacccttAGCTGCCTGGGCGGGTGGAGATAAAGcaactggcactgaagccgatgatcgacccctctgctgggatgaactagcaaaacgacaaggacactgcctccacatgtaacccatctctccacactcaaaacagatcccaggtgctggagaaggggattgaagggaacccctcgcaccggagtgactagcagatgcgctcggcatagaagagccctagactgatggagcacgggatgaaatctgagctggaagggcactaagtgatgactggccctgctagGAACTGTGATAACCATGATCCGATGATtgcccacgataacctgggcgagcagGATGAGCATGCCTGAGTGGACGGTCTCGAACATACTGAAACTGaaccctcgaaggagcaccactataacttccagatcctcgaggccttttgtcctccctctcctctcgctcctggcgatgaacagactcaatctcatgggcaatatccataacctcctcgaaagtagcacaagtcaccctctccctggtcttgagaatacaaagctgataagtaagagcatcaacaaacctcctaatccgcACTCTATCTGTCGGGaccaaccaaatggcatgacgaactaactcgaagaacctcaactcatactgtgacacggtCATCTCCTcctgacacaaccactcaaactacctacgcaactcctctctgcgagaatgcagcacatacttctccataaagagaacggagaactactgctAGGAAagaggtgctgcaccaataggcctacgcctctcaaaatcctcccaccaagtgaaagcagctcctgaaTACTGATAAGTGGTGAAAGTGACCTtgttggtctccagaatacctagtgtacgaagcatcctctgacacttgtccaaaaagccctgggcatcctcgccctctacaccactgaaggtcggaggctgaagcctaccaaatctctccaacctacgttgctcatcctccggcatggcaggaactacatagtcctgagcagctgcaattGGCTGGGCTAGATGCGCCCCCGGGACTTGGCACTACCTACACAGGCGTgcgagcggcaggagtctgattgcctcccccagcctgagaagtagatCTGACTGTAGTGGccgaaaccgcctgagctaggctagtgcaaactgataagatctgagccaaggcctcttgaagacccgaaatcacgatGGGCACGACTGGTACCTGAGCTgatgctgctggagcatccatagcttgGGCCTGGTCCCTGAAGTGGGGCAGctagtggatctacaggtgctgccttcgctgctctgcctctaccacaaccacgaccgcatcctcggactttggtggccacaactggtggcactggtggtcatccaccCTGTCcgatagcgcgtgtcctcaccatctgttagagaatagaataacagaagtttagcactcagatcaacaagttcgcacgacaagaattttcAAGAGTATAAAGTtattcctaaaggttctgcagcctctcgaggataaatacagacgtctccataccgatgcgcgagactctactaaacctgctcctgactcatgagacctatgtaacctgggctctgataccaacttgtcacaaccctaaacttgaacccggtcgtgatggcgccttttGTGAAGACAAGGCAAGCCGaaacttcccattttccaatttgTTTAACAGTTAAGCATCAAGAACATTTAAAATAAGTCCAAAATGACAGATGATAACATAAATACACagaagaacacccatacacagccctaaccggggtgtcactagtcatgagcatctataagtcataatacaagtctgctaagtctataagctagtacagatgtctgaaaagagatagagaTGATAAAGGAGTAGAGTCACGGGGCTGcagacgccaacaactaccttgtGAGCTCCAAATGTCCGCCTGAAGCTAGAGGGATCAACACTTGGGAGCGGAACCAGCTAtgtctgaatctgcacacagggtccagggagtaaagtgagtactccaactaagtaagtaacaaatgtaaataacgactgaaagtaagaaaacacataaggcacaaggcattctataatgaagcagtaccGGTGAAAAATTAAGtaacaatcctttttcaacaagtaagcaggtaattgacagacaattaaggtaaagtaaacaaatagaagttctcccctcaggcacaatatcaagaaatcctcccctcgggctcaatctaacatcacaatgggtacccgcgctcactgggggtgtgcaaattcctggaggggccccttacgtcccaagtgcaatatcaagccatctcgtggcatcatcactaggctctcggcctcatatcaattaagccaccttgtggcatacacatctcaagccctcagcctcaaatcaatatcagtgtttcctcacaacataggccctcagccttattctgtcaaaaaatcctcacaagcccctaggacaatagtaaaacagtgtttctcatcccaaacattatttaaaataccacttaagtcttaaaactaagtaaacatggctgagtatgaaaaacaGTGGAAagtaacatgactgagttcaagtataaagtcccgaagggttcaaatagatggCACAAGGcccaatatggcattcagcccaaataataatgataacaaatagatttgtgtcaaatacacggtaaaatcatcaatcgggatggaccaagtcacaatccccaaaagTTCACGACCCCATGCTCGCCATCAAGCGTGTACctcctcaatatagcactatgatgtgcaatccggggttcaa comes from the Nicotiana sylvestris chromosome 4, ASM39365v2, whole genome shotgun sequence genome and includes:
- the LOC138890032 gene encoding uncharacterized protein; protein product: MEDFNIILGMDWLSLCRVILDCHAKTVMSTPPQIEWRDVTDYVPSRVVSFLKAQCMVGKGCLSYLDFVKDVGVETPSIDSIPVVRDIPNVFPANLSGMSPERDIDFGIDLVPGTQPISIPSYRMAPAELKELKEQLQEQLDKRFIRPSVSHWGAPVLFVKKKDGQLGLIHLLTSVWADSENRKFNLVTSGAVIADESNEEDLT